GGATGCACGACTTGTGGCCACCAGAACCAGCGTCCGAGCAGCGTCGCGATGGACGGCATCAAGAGCGTGCGCACGATGAGCGTGTCGAGCAGCAGACCGATGCAGACGGTGGACCCGAACTGGCCCAGCACCCGCAGGTCACTGCCCAGCATCGAGGCCATCGTGAACGCGAACACCAGACCGGCGGCCGTCACCACTCCACCGGTGCCGGCCATCGACCGGATGATGCCGGTCTTGAGTCCGTTGTGAATCTCTTCTCGGAATCGGGAGACCAGTAGCAGGTTGTAGTCAGATCCGACCGCCAGCAGGATGATCACCGAGAGCGCGGCGACGATCCAGTGGATCTTGATGCCGAACAGATCCTGCCAAATCAATACGGACAGACCGAATGACGCGGCAATAGAACTGGCCGCCGTGCCGACGATGACCAGCGCGGCCACCACGCTCCGGGTGAGCAGCAACATGATCATGAAGATCAGCGTCAGCGCGGATACCACGGCGATCATCAGGTCGTACTTCTCGCCGTCGGCCATGTCCTTGAAGGTCGCGGCGGTACCGCCCAGATACACCCTGGCATCGGACAGCGAGGATTGCTTCAGCCCCTCCTGCGCGGCGGTGCGCTCGGCCTCGACCCGCGAAATCCCTTCCGGCGTCATCGGATCGCCCTGATGGGTGATGAAAAACCGCGCCGACTTACCGTCCGGCGACAAGAACATCCGCAGACCCGTCTGGAAGTCGGGATTGTCGAACGCTTCCGGCGGCAGATAGAAGAAGTCGTCGTTCTTCGACTGGTCGAAGCTTTGCCCCATCACGATGGCGGTGTTGCTCATCGCCTCCATCTGGTTGATCATCGCCTTGAACGTCTGGTAGAGCGTCAGCGTGATGCCCCTGGTCGTCTTCAGGGTCGTGATCAGCGTGGGAAACAGCGCATTCAGGTCGTGGGTGGCCTGGGCGGTGTGCTTGATGTCGGCCGTCAGGTAGTGGAACTGCTCGGCGAGCTGGTCGAAGCCGTCCAACGTGTCGAACAGCGACCGCAGCCCGAAGCACAGTGGAATGTCGAAACAGTGCTTCTCCCAATAGAAGTACGTCCGCACCGGCCGGAAGGTGTCGTCGAAATCCGCGATGTGGTTGCGCAGGTTGTCGGTGATCTCCGAGGTCACCGCCGTGGTGTTGGCGCTGTCATCGGCGGCATGAGACAGGTCAAGAGACACCTCGTACTGGCGCTGCGTGGTGTCGATCTGGGTCTGCAGATCGTCGGCCATCCTGAGGATGTCGTTCATGCGCTCCTTGAGGAAGCCCATGTTCTGCATCGTCGTCTGGCTTTGAATGCTGTTCTGGAACGGAATCGAGCTGTGCTGAATCGGAATGCCCAGAGGCCTGGTGATGTCCTGGACCATGGCGATGCCGAGCGTGCGCATCTCGTTTTTGGCCACCCGGTCCAACACCAGCATGTCGGCCGTGTTGCGCATGTCATGGTCGGATTCGACCATCAACAGGTCGGGGTTCATCCGGGCCTCGGAGAAGTGCCGGTTCGCGGCCTCTTGTCCTTGGTTGGACGGCGCCGAGAGCGGTAGATAGTAACGGTCGTTGTAGCTCGTCACGTAGCTCGGCAGGGCGATCATGCCGACCAGCACGACCGCGGCGCTGACGGCCAAAATGGGTGCGGGCCAACGCACTACAGCGGTGCCCACCCGGCGCCACAGGCGCCCTTGCTTGGCGGCCCGCTTGGTTTCGAACAGGTGAAAGCGACTGCCGACGAAGATCACGGCGGGACCCAGGGTAAGTCCGGCCAAGACCACGACCAGCATGCCGATCGCCACGGGTGCGCCCATCGTGTTGAACCAGGGCAGCCGCGAGAAGCTCAGGCAGTAGGTCGCCCCGGCGATCGTCAGTCCCGAGCCCAAGACGACCGGCGCGACTCCCTTAAATGTGGTGTAGTACGCGGATTCTCGATCCTCGCCGGCGCGCAAGGCCTCTTGGTAGCGGCCGACGAGAAAGATCCCGTAGTCCGTTCCCGCCGCAATCGCCAGCATGGTGAGGATGTTGGCGGCAAACGTCGTCAGCCCGAATGCGTTGTGGTAGGCCAGAACCGCGACCACTCCACGTGAACAGGCCAGCGCGACAAAGGTCATGAACAGTTGGACCAGCGTGGTGACGATGGACCGGTAGACCAGCAGCAGCATGATCGCGATGGCGCCCAGGGTGAACAGCGTGATGGTCGCCAGGCTGGCGTTACCGATCAGGTGCATATCGTCGGACAGCGCCGCGGGACCGGTGACGTAGGCCTTCACCCCGGGCGGTGCCTTGTTCTCGTCGATCACCTTGCGGACGGCGTCGACGGACTCGTTGGCCAGCGTGGTGCCTTGGTTACCGGCGAGGTTGATCTGTACGTACGCGCCCTTGGCGTCGGCACTCTGGGCACCTGCCGCCGTCAGTCGGTCCCCCCAGAAGTCCTGAATGTGCTGGACGTGCTTGGGATCCTGGCGCAGTTGCCGAATCAGCTTGTCGTAGTACTGGTGTGCCTCGGGGCCCAGCGGTTGTTGGCCCTCCAGCACGATCATCACGGTGCTGTTGGAATCGAATTCGTGGAAGTTGTGGCCCATCCGCATCATCGCCTTCATCGACGGCGCGTCCAAGGGCGTCATCGGCGCCGAGTGTGCCTCGCCGACGACTTCCAGGGTGGGAACGATGACGTTCACCAAGACCGTCACGGCGACCCAGATCAGGATGATCGGCACCGCGAAGATGCGGATGGTGTGCGGGAGATAGGGGCGGTGCCCGCGCTCGGGCTTACCTGAGCTCGATGTGCTGATCGGCCCGGTGTCGGCGGCGTCGTCGACACCCAGCTGGCTTTTGCTATTGAGATCGCTCATGCGGACTTCACCAGGCAGAAGGTTTGGGCATTGTGGCCATCGGAGTTTTGCGTGTCGCGGACGACGCCGTCCACGGTGATCTTGCAGACGATTCGGCTTCCGTCACTTTGCGCCATGATGTTGGCGCTGACGGACGGCAGCGTGGTCGAGATCGTGGTCGTCCACGGCAGCGGCGCGTTGTTGACCTGGTGAGTGTTGGCGTCCGCGTCCCAGTAGTTGATGTTCGCGGTGGCACCCGGCGGGCCGGAGATCTCGTAGACGACCACCTTCGGATTGAACTGCACGATCTCGATCCCCTTGCCGGCATTCGCGTTGAGGTCCTGCGAGCCAAAGATCTTGTGCAGCCGCGACACCACCAACGCCGAGACTGCCAGTACCACAATCAGCAGTATCGGAATCCACGCCCGTTTGAGCACCTGGGATATGGCATTCGAGTTCGGCGAACCGCTCACCTTGACCGCCTTCCGCTCACCGCCGCGGGGGCCTGCCGTCCTGCCTCGGAAAGCTCACCACCGTGTCGACAACCTTAATTGTCGGCGGAACCTTTGCTCGGCTAAGTACTCTAAACCTTAGAGGACGGAACCGTTCCTCCGGGGTGGCCTGTCTATGGCCAAAGTCATATGGGTTAGCGCGCCAGGCGGCCGGTGACAGGCGGCAAGTCGGCAAGGGTCATGATCCCGGGCTTGGCGGCCACCACCGCGGGGACGGCGTTGGTGACCGGCATCGCGGTATAGATCATGCCGAGGCCCATGAACCCGGGCTCCGTCCAATCCTTCGGCGGCAGGCAATGCAGGACGGTGCGCATGTTGGGCAATCCGAAGACCTGAATGACGTGGCCGTGCTCTAGTGGCTTGGGCGGGACGACGTGGTCACCCATGGTCCAGTTGAATCCGACGCTGACGACGTTGCGGTCGCCTTCCCAGCCGCGGTGGAAGCCGTACACACCGCCGACCGTGCCCGCCGGGATCTTCATGAAGCCCAGATCGGAGTCACCGGTGGCCGCGGTGAACGTGACGTCGAAAGTCATCTTGTCCAGCTTGGCCCCGATCGCGTCGGCCATCATCGCCGCCGATTCGGCGAAGACTTCGCTTTCCCGACGGACGTTGTCCGCCAACCCCGGCGTGTCGGGGTCTTGTGAGAACCCCATCGCCGTCTGGGTTTCCGCGGATTCGTAGGTCGAGCAGTCCACCGATTCGGTGATCCGGATTTCGTCCACGCGCTCGCAGGAGGCGGATAGCACCATGCCGACCATGTTCGTCATGCCGGGATGCGCACCGCTGCCGAAGATCGTCGAATTGCCCTTCTGGCAAGCGTCTTCGATGCGTTTGCGGTCCTGCGGGGTCTGCTTGCCGCCGGTGATCCACGCCGCGCTGGAGCACACGTTGACGCCCGATTCCAGCAGCCGAACCAATTCGTCGATGTTGGGCCACAACGGGTTATAGCAACACGCATCGGCGCCGAGCGCGATCAGCGCGTCGATGTCGTTGGTGGCGTGCACCCCGGTCGGCTCCGGCCAGCCGGAGAGTTCGGCGGCATCCACACCGACTTTGTCCGCCCCGTGCGCATACACCCCGACCAACTCCATGTCGGGCCTGCCGATGATGGCGTGCAGCGAGCGCCGCCCAATGTTGCCTGTCGTCCACTGAATGACACGTAACGGACGGTCTGGGCTGGCTGTGCTCATCGTGGCTCCTTTGCCGCTGCGGGGGTGGAACCATTATGCGAAGGGTGCAACCCGCCTACTGGTCGGGGTCTTAGGCGTCCAGCCGGACGAATTGGTCCTGGCGGTACTGCTCGACACAGGCGGCACGGCGGATCTTGCCGCTCGTCGTGGTGGGGATCGACCCGGCGGCTACCAGCACGAGGTCCCCGACATTGAGACCGTGCGCATTGGATATCGCCGAGGTGACCTCGCTCTTGACACCGCTGAGCCATCGCTCAGCGTCCTCGTCGATGTCGGCTCGCTTCTTGAGCTCGACGACGGTGACCAGTTGTTCGGTACCGTCCATCGGAACCGAAATCGCCGCGACCCGGCCACGCGTGATCTCTTGGACCGTGGTCTCGATGTCCTCGGGATAGTGATTGCGCCCACGGATGATCAGTAGATCCTTGATGCGCCCGACGATGAACAGCTCACCGGAGTAGATGAAACCCAGGTCGCCGGTTCGCAACCACGGCCCACCCGGAGTGCCCGGCGACGGGTCGACAAGTGTTGCGCCGAAACAGCGCTGCTCGGAAGGTGGCTTGCGCCAATAGCCGTCGGCGACATTCTCGCCATGCACCCAGATCTCGCCGATCAAGTCCGGTGGGCATTCCCGATTCGTCTCACCGTCGACGATGCGCACCGTAGGGGATTGCGGTACCCGGTATTTGACCAGCGCCGTGCCCTTCCTGGCCGCGCACGGTTCAACCCGGCCCGCACCGAGCGCTTCGGCATCGAAGTGGGCCGCCGGCGACGATTCACTCCAGGTGCCGCTCGCGACGAAGACCGTGGCCTCGGCCATGCCGTAGGAAGGACGCATCATATGGTCTTGAAAGTTGAAGTGCGCGAACCGATCTACGAAGCGTCGCAAGGTGCCCGGCTCGACACGCTCGGCGCCGCTAATGATGCCCAGCACACCGCCGAGGTCGAGCCCGGCCAGGTCTTTGTCGGTGGTCTTGCGAGCGGCCAAGTCGAAGGCGAAGTTGGGCGCCGACGACCATGCGTGGGAATTTTCGGCCAGCGCTCGGACCCACCTGGCCGGTCGCTCCAAGAATCCGACCGGACTGGTCAACTCGGCGCGATAGCCGCTCAGGATCGGAGCGCAGACTCCCAACATCAAACCCATGTCGTGGTAGAAGGGCAACCACGACACGAGGGTGACGTCCGACGGGATTGTGGTTCGCGCGGCCGCGAAGAAGCTGTACATCAGCTGCTCGAAATTCACTTCGAGGTTTCGGTGCGAGATCCGCACGCCGGTCGGCGTTCGGGTCGAACCCGAGCTGTACTGCAGATACGCGATGCTCGGTAAATCGGCTGTCCGAGCACTTTTTTCGACGTCAGCGTCCAGATTCAGCGAATCGATTTCGACGATCTTCGGCACATCGTCCATGTGTGCTTGGTCAACGAATTCGGCGACGTCTTCGGCGAAGGCGGATGTGGTGAGAACCACCGAAGGCGACGTGTCGGCCAGCACGGCGCTTACCCGCTCGTGACTCGAGCCGCGATGCGGCAGCGGAAGTGGAACGGCGATAAGCCCCGCCTGCATCGATCCCAGGAACGCCGCAATGTAACCAAGGCCCTGGGGGGCCAGGATGACGGCCCTGTCTCCGACCGACCCGTGCGGACCGAGATCGCGTGCGACATTGAGTGTTCGGCGAGATATCTGCGACCAGGAGAGGCTCTCGCGAACACCGTCCCAGTTGCCCTCGTAGTCAGTGAACGTGTACGCCACGTCATCCGGCCGTAGGCTGGCGCGCCCGTGCAGCATGGCGAGGACCGATGATCCAGACATTCGCGCGTTATCAGCCGGTGCCGTGGGACAACACGGACGTGGCACCGGCGACAATCTGTGACAGCGGATCGGCGCCGCCGCCGAACGTCGCCTGGTTGGCCGGTGCCGTGACTTCGGCCGGGTCAAACCCGTGCACCGGGTCCACCTGAACCGGAGCGGTCGCCGGGTCGTCGTTTCGCGAGTAGCCCGCGTTCACCCGGGGGATCAGGATCGCGTCGAGCCTGTTGAGCGTGTCTTCGTCGATCCCGACGTATTTCAGCGGCATGACAAGCGGAAGGTGCTTTTCGGGGACCATGATCGTCGTGTCCCTGGCACCCCTGGAGTTGATCGTCGTCCTGATGTTCTGCGGCGGCACCATGCTCGGATTCGTGAAGGCCACTGCGGTGTGACCGGTGGCCAGGCCCAGGAGCGTATTGGCGAGCGCGAACAGGTTGTCGGGCCGGTCGGGGAAGTCCGCGATCGAGTCGTACGCGGACACGAACCTGTTTGTGTCGTATTGACTTTCGTATGGTGGCGGCATGGTGTAGTCGAGAGCGGGGACGGTGCTGCCGACCGGGAACATGGCGCTCAGGAAGCTCTGCCCGAAGGCGTGGCGCCCGATCGGATCGCCGAAGGTGGCGAAATTCAGCCTGTCCGGTGGGGGAGCGGTCGGGTCATTGGCCAGCCGCGCCTGCTCGCCGTCGACCACGAACCCGCCCTCGGACAAACCGATCGCGGTTCCGGGGCGACCGGCGCGGATCGCCGCATCGAGGTTGTTCACTCCGACGTCGACCGACTCGCCGACGCTGGGGCCGTCCAGACCCAGCCCCGGGAAGAGTTCATCGAAGCGGCCGATGCCGGGGAACAGCCGCTCCAGCACGTGGCCCTGGACCTGGCCCGCCGGGTAGCGCACGATTTCGCGCTGCTGGCCGGGGAACCACTGCGCGCCCTCTTGGCGGATGTACTCGTCGTAGGGGATGCCCAGCACGTGAGCGCCGCCGAGAGCGAATGCGGTCTGGTCGCCCGGCGCGCCGGGCGTCGGCGGTCCGCCGATGGGCGTGTCGTCCGCCGACGCGGCTCCGACACCGAAATATCCTGTGGCGCCGACAGTTACCAGCGCCGAAACTCCTGCGAGTAGCTTCTTCATTCCTGATCCTGACCGCTCGGATTCGTCTCGTAGTCTCACATAGATCATGCGTACCCCCTAACCGGTTGCGGCTCGGCGCGTCGGCGCAAGTCCACTCGCGATGGCCACCAGTTCGCCCGCCCGACCAGCGCAGCGATGGCGGGAACCGTGACGGTGCGCACCAAGAAGGTGTCCAGCAAAATCCCCACGCCGATCACGAAACCGCCCTGGACCACGGTGCCGATGCTGGAGAACAACAGACCGCACATCGACGCAGCGAAGATCAGACCAGCGGCGGTGATCACGCCGCCTGTCGAGCTGAGCGTGCGAATGATGCTGTAGCGCATGCTGTGTCCAGACTCCTCACGCATTCGCGAAACGAGCAGCATGTTGTAGTCGGCCCCGACCGCGACCAGCACCACGAACGCCAGCGGTGGCACGCTCCAATGCAATTGCTGGCCCAGTAGGTATTGAAATACCAGTACGCCGATACCTACCGCCGACAAATAGGAAATGACCACGGAAGCAACCAGATACAGCGGCGCAACGATCGCTCGAAGCAGTGCGATCAAGGTCACCAGTACGACGAGGAGGGTTACCGCGATGATGAACCGGATGTCGTGCTGGTAGTAGTCGCGGGTGTCCTTCAGGCCAACGGTGTACCCCGCCATCGAAATCGTGGCGTCGGACAGCGCGGTATTCGGTTGTGCTCCCCGAGCGGCCGCTGTAATCGCGTTGACCTGATCCATCGCTTCGGTGCTAAACGGATTCAGCTTGGTTTGAACCAAATAGCGCACCGAGTGGCCGTCGGGCGAGATGAAAATCTTGGCCGCCTTCTGGAACTCCTCTAACTGCAGCAGCTGGGGAGGGATGTTGAATCCCGCCATGGCCGGTTGTGCCGCATCGCGTTTCAGTGACAACAGAAATGCCGCGGATTCACCGAGCCCGGAACCGAGCTGTTTGACTTGGTCGACGAGCTGAGCCACCGCGTCGGCTATTTGCCGGCTGCCGCCGGCGAGCCGGTTCGCTCCGTCTTGCACGCTGTTCAAATTCGCTTGCAGGCCACCGGGTTTGTCCATCCCCATCGAGTGCATCACCTTGGTGAGCTTTCCCAACGCGGCGCGCACGCGGTCCGTCGACGCCTTCAGTGCCCTTTTGTCCTGGTAATCCTGGAGTTGGTGGGCCAAATCGTTGATCGCGTCGAGGTCCGCTTGATCGCGGGATCCCACCAGCTGCTCGAATGTCCCGCGGGTCGTGCTGCACGATTGATCGGCATCGCAGACCGGGTTGCCCTGCAGCGCTGCCAGCACCGGGCCTATCCAGGCGAACACGTTTTTGGCCGCCGAGAAATTCCAGCCCATGGCGTTGCTGAGCGAGTTGACGTGATCGACGAGCTGGGCTGCGATGTCGACCTGTTTGACCAGCGCGTCGCCGCTGTACTGGCTCTTCGCCGACGAGAAGGCACTTTGCAGTTCCTCCAAGCTGGCCGCGAGCTGGCTGACCTGACCGCGGACCTCGCCCAGGCTGTTGGCCAGCGTGCCGCTCCCGGCGACCAGCCGGTTGAGATCACCGGTGTGGTCGTTGATCATGGTGGACCCGCCGGCCAGCAGGGTGCCGATGGCGCCCGCCTGATAGGTGGCCCGGAATTGTTCGGGCACGTTTCCGGTAGGACGCGTAATGCCGCTGACCGCAGCGATATTCGGCAGTTGGCTGACTCGGTCCGCCATCTGCTCCAAGTCCGCCAGGGCTTTCGGCGTGCGAAGGTCATGCGGCGATTGGATGAGGATGTACTCCGGAATGGATTGATTCACCGGGAAATGACGATCCAGCGAGGCATACCCGACGGAACTCGGCGCGGACGCCGGCAGGGCCTTGCGGTCGTCGTAGTTGTAGCGCACCAGCCCCGCGCAGCTCGCCAGGACGGCGAGCACCAGCACGCTGGCGACCAGATTGGCCCTGGGCCGGCGCACGATGCGGATGCCCGACCGCCGCCAGAATCGGGCGCTCAGTTCGCGACGTGGCTTGACCCAGCCACGCGGCCCCGCGATGGCCACAATTGCCGGCAGCAATGTCACCGCGGCGAGGAAGGCCACGCCGACCCCGATCGCCGAGGACGCGCCGACCGTTTTGAACACTCCCATTCGGGCGAAGCTGATCAGGAGAAAAGTGATGCCGACGGTGGCGGCGGATGCGCCGATGACTTTGCCGATCGAAAACATTGCGCGTTTGATCGCCTGATCGGAATCCGCTCCCGCGCGCAAATAGTCGTGATAGCGACTGATCAGGAAGACCGCGTAATCCGTTCCGGCGCCAGCCATTATGGCGCTCAGAAATACGATGGACTGATTCGAGACGCCGGCTCCGGTGAATAGCGAGTAAGCCGCGACCACCGCTTGCGCGATGACCAGCGATATCCCGATCGTCAGCAACGGCAGCAGCATGGTGACCGCACTGCGATAAATCACGAATAGGACGATCAGCACCAGCACGGCGATCGCCAGCTCGATCGGAAGCCGGTCCTGCTCGCCGGCGACCGTGAGGTCGGCGACGGTTGCCGCGGGGCCGGTGACGTTGACCGTCAGGGGCGTTCCCGCGACGGAGTGTTCGACGATGTCGCTGATCCGGTTGAACGCGGCATAGGACTGTGGCGTGCCCAGCTCACCGGCGACGCCGACCGGAAGCACCCATGCCTTGTGATCCTTGCTGGTCACGACCGAGCGCAGCGGCGGGGTGCTGATGAAATCCTGCACCATCAAGACATCTCGCGTGTCTTGGCGCAGCGTGTCCACCAGTTTGCGGTAGGCGGCTTCGTCGGCGGGGCCGAGCCCCTTGTCGTCCGTCAGGACCACCAACAGCAGGTCCTCCGAACCCGATTCGTGAAACGCCTTGGTCATCTCGCGTGCGGTGACGCTCGACGGCGCGTCGTTGGGCAAGAGCGCGAGCGGATGCTTCTGGGCCATCTCGCTCAGCGAGGGCAAAGTCAGTGATAAAGCGACCGCAACCGCGACCCAGAGCCCGATCACTATCCAGGGCCACCGCACCACGAAATCGGTCAGCCGTCGCATATCGCCCTCGCCCCTGGTCGGCGCAGTCGGGTGCGCCCGCCGGCGGCGCTCGCCGACGCCCTGTTACGCCGCGCTCGTTCGTACTGTGCCCGACTGGAGTTCGCGCACTTGAGAAAAGCTATTGCCTCGGATGGACTCACGCTACGCGACGCGCCCCCAGTGCCCACTGCCAGCGACCCGGCCGCACACGGACTTCATCGCCGCCATGTAGCGTCTCACTGATTTCAGGGCGACGGGATTGTCGGGATGCATGATCGCCATGACGGTGCCCTCGCCGTACCGGAATACATAAATGGTCAGCTGATAGGAATACCGACCATCGGGATAGATCCCGATATTGTCCGCGAGGCCCAGGTCGGCCGCCGCAAGAATCGCATTGAGCGGAGCGGCGCCGCCGTGAAAGAAGTTCGACACCGGAAAGTTTGGCCGCGGCCAGCGCAACCACGGCGCTAATTCCAGTACGCGGTAGTACGGCACCTTCGCCATGTCCAGCCCGGAATCGAAAGAGGCCTGCGCCGCCCATGCGGCATCACCGAAAGAGGCGGCCGCGATGGGCACGGTGATCGGAATCAAGCCGGTAAACCAGCCCTGTGTCATGAAATTGTCCGCAGCGGTGCGCGAATCTCTGGGCGTGAGCCCGTAATACGTCAGAGCGCCGGCGAATTCATGCTCTAACAAGGCGAAGCAGGCGAACAGGCCACCGACGAAGCGTGCACCGGCGGCGGTGCAGGCGGATTCGAATCGCTCCGTCTGGGCCACGTCCATCAGAAGTTCGGAGGTCATCTGACTGCGACTCGACTCCAACGGGTTGCCCAGTGGGAGCGGGAAATCAGGGAACCCGCCATTGTTGTTGTCGGCGAAGTCAATCCACGCGCGCACCTCGGGCGAATCGACGGTCAATTTCGACGTGTACTCGCGTTCGCGGATGCAGAAATCGTCGAAGCTACCCGCATCGGGAAGAGCCAGCGCCTCTGCGCCGCTGCTCAACGCCGAATACATTCCGTTGGCTTCCATCATCGTTGTGCCGATCAGCGTCGCGTCCCCGTGCACGTGATCCATGGCGGCAAAAAATGTGAAATGACGCTCGTTCTGGATGATCCCGAAGGTGAAACAGCCCCATTGCAGCGGGTTCGGTATGGCCACGACATGAGCGTGTATTTCGTCAACGGTCATCTGGCCGTGGTCGATTGGCGCGAACTCAATATCGGCCGGATCGCGCAGCGTATGCCGGACGAACTCACCGGTCTCGGTGTGCTCGAACCAACTGCGGAACGTGTCGTGTCGCCGCAGATAGGCGTTCACCGCATGGTCCATCGCCGCGACATCACAAGTCCCAGGTAATTCACAGGTCGCGATGATCTGCCGGGAGAAGTTCAGCCCCGCGGCCGTCCGTTCGCAGTAGTTCCGAAGATGCTGGCCCTGCATGTAACTGACCGGCACAGAGCTGACAGGCGCTTGTCGGACCTTGTCTTTTGCCGCATCCGTCGGGTGCCACGAGGTGACGGAGCCTGGTGCCAGCGTCCAATCATCGAGTGCGCCGATCGTAATTTTCCCGATGCGCAAAACTACGTCCCCCTCGATGTAAACGGTCCCGGTCCGGCCACTTGCGGCGTCACCAAGATAACCCGCCCGGCGATCGCCTCCGCAGATACGCGTGCGCCACGGCTTACACTCACACACGGATCCGGCGTGCGGTTGTGATGATCGGACGGCCGGGCGGGAGACGCTGAGCGGCGGACACAGTGGCTGTCGTTGCGCGGTGCGGGTGCTGCAATTGCAGTGCTGGCCTTCGGAAATGACTCTGAAGCGCATCCGGGCCGCTCGTGGGGATTTAGTCTTCATCCGCCAACGCAGGGGAGGTCAAGGAAATGGCATCCGTCGAAGAGCTGGACGAGCCGGCTTCGGGTTTTGCGATCGTCGGCTACGCCGCTCGTTTTCCGGGTGCCGCGGATGCGGATGAGTTCTGGGATGTGTTGCGGCAAGGCCGGGATGCGATATCCGAGGTGCCGCGGGACCGCTGGGACGTCGACGAATTCTACGACCCGGAACCCGGCGCACCAGGCAAGGTCGTGACCCGTCGCGCGGGATTCGTCGATGACGTGACGGGCTTCGACGCGCCGTTTTTCGGTATGTCGACGCGCGAGGTCAGATTGATGGACCCGCAGCACCGGATCTTGCTGGAGACGGCATGGCGTGCGGTGGAGCATTCGGGCACCGCGCCAACAGCCCTGGCAAACAGCAACACTGGCGTCTTCGTCGGTCTGGCCACCCACGACTACCTCGGAATGGCGTCCGACGAGCTGACTTACCCCGAGATCGAGGCCTACATGGCCATCGGTACGTCGAATGCCGCTGCGGCGGGCCGGATCAGCTATCGGCTGGGGCTGCAGGGTCCCGCGGTCGCCGTCGACACGGCGTGCAGCTCGTCGCTGGTGGCAATACATCAGGCGTGCCAAGCGCTGCGCCTCAAAGAATGCGACCTCGCACTGGCCGGGGGAGCGAACGTCCTGCTCACTCCGGCAACGATGATCACGTTCTCCAGCGCTCACATGCTCGCGCCGGACGGCCGGTGCAAGACATTTGACGCGGCCGCCGACGGCTATGTGCGTGG
The Mycobacterium sp. 050128 genome window above contains:
- a CDS encoding MMPL/RND family transporter, yielding MRRLTDFVVRWPWIVIGLWVAVAVALSLTLPSLSEMAQKHPLALLPNDAPSSVTAREMTKAFHESGSEDLLLVVLTDDKGLGPADEAAYRKLVDTLRQDTRDVLMVQDFISTPPLRSVVTSKDHKAWVLPVGVAGELGTPQSYAAFNRISDIVEHSVAGTPLTVNVTGPAATVADLTVAGEQDRLPIELAIAVLVLIVLFVIYRSAVTMLLPLLTIGISLVIAQAVVAAYSLFTGAGVSNQSIVFLSAIMAGAGTDYAVFLISRYHDYLRAGADSDQAIKRAMFSIGKVIGASAATVGITFLLISFARMGVFKTVGASSAIGVGVAFLAAVTLLPAIVAIAGPRGWVKPRRELSARFWRRSGIRIVRRPRANLVASVLVLAVLASCAGLVRYNYDDRKALPASAPSSVGYASLDRHFPVNQSIPEYILIQSPHDLRTPKALADLEQMADRVSQLPNIAAVSGITRPTGNVPEQFRATYQAGAIGTLLAGGSTMINDHTGDLNRLVAGSGTLANSLGEVRGQVSQLAASLEELQSAFSSAKSQYSGDALVKQVDIAAQLVDHVNSLSNAMGWNFSAAKNVFAWIGPVLAALQGNPVCDADQSCSTTRGTFEQLVGSRDQADLDAINDLAHQLQDYQDKRALKASTDRVRAALGKLTKVMHSMGMDKPGGLQANLNSVQDGANRLAGGSRQIADAVAQLVDQVKQLGSGLGESAAFLLSLKRDAAQPAMAGFNIPPQLLQLEEFQKAAKIFISPDGHSVRYLVQTKLNPFSTEAMDQVNAITAAARGAQPNTALSDATISMAGYTVGLKDTRDYYQHDIRFIIAVTLLVVLVTLIALLRAIVAPLYLVASVVISYLSAVGIGVLVFQYLLGQQLHWSVPPLAFVVLVAVGADYNMLLVSRMREESGHSMRYSIIRTLSSTGGVITAAGLIFAASMCGLLFSSIGTVVQGGFVIGVGILLDTFLVRTVTVPAIAALVGRANWWPSRVDLRRRAEPQPVRGYA
- a CDS encoding condensation domain-containing protein, whose translation is MRIGKITIGALDDWTLAPGSVTSWHPTDAAKDKVRQAPVSSVPVSYMQGQHLRNYCERTAAGLNFSRQIIATCELPGTCDVAAMDHAVNAYLRRHDTFRSWFEHTETGEFVRHTLRDPADIEFAPIDHGQMTVDEIHAHVVAIPNPLQWGCFTFGIIQNERHFTFFAAMDHVHGDATLIGTTMMEANGMYSALSSGAEALALPDAGSFDDFCIREREYTSKLTVDSPEVRAWIDFADNNNGGFPDFPLPLGNPLESSRSQMTSELLMDVAQTERFESACTAAGARFVGGLFACFALLEHEFAGALTYYGLTPRDSRTAADNFMTQGWFTGLIPITVPIAAASFGDAAWAAQASFDSGLDMAKVPYYRVLELAPWLRWPRPNFPVSNFFHGGAAPLNAILAAADLGLADNIGIYPDGRYSYQLTIYVFRYGEGTVMAIMHPDNPVALKSVRRYMAAMKSVCGRVAGSGHWGRVA